The following are from one region of the Streptococcus sp. 1643 genome:
- a CDS encoding ClC family H(+)/Cl(-) exchange transporter has translation MEERSETLSSKKEFAFASSTILSQVGRGIIVGLVVGLIVGSFRFLIEKGFHLLQGLYQDQAHLVRNLFIIGLFYLIVCWLSAKLTRSEKDIKGSGIPQVEAELKGLMTLNWWSVLWKKYVLGILAIASGLMLGREGPSIQLGAVGGKGIAKWLKSSPVEERSLIASGAAAGLAAAFNAPIAGLLFVVEEVYHHFSRFFWVSTLAASLVANFVSLLIFGLTPVLDMPDNIPLMNLDQYWIYLLMGVFLGLSGFLYEKAVLNVGRIYDWIGQKIHLDKAYYPILAFILIIPVGIFLPQILGGGNQVVLSLTEQDFSFEVLLAYFLIRFVWSMISYGSGLPGGIFLPILALGSLLGALVGVICVNLGLVSQAQFPIFVILGMSGYFGAISKAPLTAMILVTEMVGDIRNLMPLGLVTLVAYIIMDLLKGAPVYEAMLEKMLPEEATDEGEVTLIEIPVSDKIAGKQVHELNLPHNVLITTQVHNGKSQTVNGSTRMYLGDMIHLVIPKSEIGKVKDLLL, from the coding sequence ATGGAGGAACGGTCAGAAACACTCAGTTCCAAGAAAGAATTTGCCTTTGCCTCAAGCACCATATTATCCCAAGTTGGCCGAGGAATTATTGTTGGTCTCGTCGTCGGACTAATCGTCGGATCCTTTCGTTTCTTAATCGAAAAGGGCTTCCACCTGCTACAAGGACTCTATCAAGATCAAGCGCACCTAGTGCGCAATCTTTTTATCATTGGTCTATTTTATTTAATCGTTTGCTGGCTTAGTGCGAAACTAACTCGGTCAGAAAAAGATATCAAGGGTTCAGGAATTCCTCAAGTCGAAGCCGAACTAAAGGGACTCATGACTCTTAACTGGTGGAGTGTTCTCTGGAAGAAATATGTATTAGGGATTCTTGCTATTGCCAGTGGCCTTATGCTAGGTCGAGAAGGGCCAAGTATTCAACTTGGAGCAGTTGGTGGTAAAGGTATTGCCAAATGGCTCAAATCTAGTCCAGTAGAGGAACGTTCCCTGATTGCCAGTGGAGCTGCTGCAGGTTTAGCTGCTGCCTTTAATGCACCAATTGCAGGTCTCCTCTTTGTTGTAGAAGAAGTCTATCACCATTTTTCACGCTTTTTCTGGGTCTCAACTCTAGCAGCTAGTCTCGTAGCAAACTTTGTTTCTCTGCTCATATTTGGCTTAACACCCGTACTGGATATGCCAGACAACATTCCTCTCATGAACCTAGACCAGTATTGGATTTACCTCCTTATGGGAGTTTTTCTCGGACTTTCTGGTTTTCTCTATGAGAAGGCTGTACTCAATGTTGGTCGAATTTATGACTGGATTGGTCAAAAAATCCATTTGGATAAAGCTTATTATCCAATCCTAGCCTTTATCCTTATCATACCAGTCGGGATTTTCTTGCCACAAATTCTCGGTGGTGGAAATCAGGTCGTTCTTTCTTTGACTGAGCAAGATTTTAGTTTTGAGGTTCTATTAGCTTACTTTTTGATTCGCTTTGTTTGGAGCATGATTAGCTATGGAAGTGGCCTCCCAGGAGGAATTTTCCTACCCATTTTGGCGCTCGGTTCCTTACTTGGTGCCCTAGTTGGTGTCATTTGTGTCAATCTTGGGCTTGTCAGTCAGGCACAATTCCCTATATTTGTCATTCTGGGAATGAGTGGCTACTTTGGGGCAATTTCCAAGGCTCCCTTAACTGCCATGATCCTCGTAACTGAGATGGTTGGAGATATTCGCAACCTCATGCCACTTGGATTGGTAACCCTAGTTGCCTATATCATCATGGATTTACTTAAAGGTGCGCCAGTCTATGAGGCCATGCTAGAAAAAATGCTGCCAGAAGAAGCAACAGACGAAGGAGAAGTCACCCTCATAGAAATCCCTGTGTCTGACAAAATCGCTGGAAAACAGGTTCACGAACTCAACTTGCCACATAACGTACTCATCACCACCCAAGTCCATAATGGCAAGAGCCAAACAGTCAACGGTTCAACTAGAATGTATTTGGGTGATATGATTCACCTAGTGATTCCAAAAAGTGAAATTGGAAAAGTCAAAGATTTGTTGCTGTAG
- the lpdA gene encoding dihydrolipoyl dehydrogenase yields MALEVIMPKAGVDMTEGQIVQWNKKVGEFVKEGEILLEIMTDKVSMELEAEEDGYLIAILKGDGETVPVTEVIGYLGEEGENIPTAGVAAPEASPAPAASVSNDDGKSDDAFDIVVIGGGPAGYVAAIKAAQLGGKVALVEKSELGGTCLNRGCIPTKTYLHNAEIIENIGHAANRGIVIENPNFTVDMDKLLETKSKVVNTLVGGVAGLLRSYGVTVHKGVGTITKDKNVLVNGSELLETKKIILAGGSKVSKINVPGMESPLVMTSDDILEMNEVPESLVIIGGGVVGIELGQAFMTFGSKVTVIEMMDRIVPAMDAEVSKNLRLILERKGMTILTGTKLQEIIEENGQLRIKIEGKDDIIASKALLSIGRVPDLEGIGDVEFELDRGRIKVNEYMETSVPGIYAPGDINGTKMLAHAAFRMGEVAAENALKGNHAVAKLNLTPAAIYTLPEVAAVGLTEEQAREKYDVAIGKFNFAANGRAIASDAAQGFVKVIADKKYGEILGVHIIGPAAAELINEASSIIEMEITVEEMLKTIHGHPTYSEVMYEAFADVLGMAIHSPKKK; encoded by the coding sequence ATGGCCTTAGAAGTAATTATGCCAAAAGCCGGCGTGGATATGACAGAAGGACAAATCGTCCAATGGAATAAGAAAGTCGGAGAATTTGTAAAAGAAGGAGAAATCCTTTTGGAAATCATGACTGACAAAGTCAGCATGGAATTGGAAGCCGAAGAAGATGGATACTTGATTGCCATCCTCAAAGGAGATGGTGAAACTGTCCCTGTAACGGAAGTTATCGGTTACCTTGGGGAAGAAGGGGAAAACATCCCAACAGCTGGAGTAGCAGCACCAGAAGCTAGCCCTGCTCCCGCAGCTAGTGTTTCAAACGACGATGGCAAGAGCGATGATGCCTTTGATATCGTTGTGATTGGTGGAGGTCCTGCTGGATATGTAGCAGCCATTAAAGCTGCCCAACTCGGTGGTAAGGTTGCCCTTGTTGAGAAATCTGAACTTGGTGGAACTTGCTTGAACCGTGGCTGTATCCCAACTAAGACCTACCTTCACAACGCTGAAATCATCGAAAACATCGGTCATGCAGCAAACCGTGGTATCGTCATCGAAAATCCAAACTTCACTGTAGATATGGATAAACTTTTAGAAACTAAATCTAAAGTTGTCAATACCTTGGTAGGTGGTGTTGCTGGTCTCCTTCGTAGCTACGGAGTTACTGTTCATAAGGGTGTTGGTACGATCACTAAAGACAAGAATGTCTTGGTAAATGGTTCTGAATTGCTTGAAACCAAGAAAATCATCCTTGCTGGTGGTTCAAAAGTCAGCAAGATTAACGTTCCTGGTATGGAATCTCCACTTGTGATGACAAGTGATGACATTCTTGAAATGAACGAAGTTCCAGAGAGCCTCGTAATCATCGGTGGTGGCGTTGTCGGTATTGAACTCGGCCAAGCCTTCATGACATTTGGTTCAAAAGTGACTGTTATTGAAATGATGGACCGTATTGTTCCAGCTATGGATGCTGAAGTTTCTAAGAATCTTCGCTTGATTTTGGAACGCAAAGGAATGACTATCTTGACAGGTACCAAATTGCAAGAAATCATCGAAGAAAATGGTCAACTTCGTATCAAGATTGAAGGAAAAGACGATATCATCGCAAGCAAAGCTCTTCTTTCAATCGGTCGTGTGCCAGACCTTGAAGGTATTGGCGATGTTGAGTTTGAATTGGATCGTGGACGTATCAAGGTCAATGAATACATGGAAACATCTGTTCCAGGTATTTACGCACCAGGTGACATCAACGGTACTAAGATGTTGGCCCACGCAGCCTTCCGCATGGGTGAAGTTGCCGCTGAAAATGCCCTCAAAGGAAATCATGCTGTTGCCAAATTGAACTTGACTCCTGCAGCCATCTATACTCTTCCTGAAGTAGCAGCAGTAGGTTTGACTGAAGAACAAGCGCGTGAGAAATACGATGTAGCCATCGGTAAATTCAACTTTGCAGCCAACGGTCGTGCCATTGCATCTGATGCTGCTCAGGGTTTCGTAAAAGTTATCGCTGATAAGAAATACGGGGAAATCCTTGGTGTGCACATCATTGGTCCTGCAGCCGCAGAATTGATTAACGAGGCATCAAGCATTATCGAAATGGAAATCACTGTTGAGGAAATGCTGAAGACCATCCACGGACACCCAACCTACTCTGAAGTGATGTACGAAGCATTTGCGGATGTTCTAGGAATGGCCATCCATTCACCAAAGAAAAAATAA
- a CDS encoding dihydrolipoamide acetyltransferase — MADDKLRATPAARKLADDLGINLYDVSGSGANGRVHKEDVETYKDTNVVRISPLAKRIALEHNIAWQEIQGTGHRGKIMKKDVLALLPENIENDTIKSPAQIEKVEEVPDNITPYGEIERIPMTPMRKVIAQRMVESYLTAPTFTLNYEVDMTEMLALRKKVLDPIMEATGKKTTVTDLLSLAVVKTLMKHPYINASLTEDGKTIITHNYVNLAMAVGMDNGLMTPVVYNAEKMSLSELVVAFKDVIGRTLDGKLAPSELQNSTFTISNLGMFGVQSFGPIINQPNSAILGVSSTVEKPVVVNGEIVIRPIMSLGLTIDHRVVDGMAGAKFMKDLKALIENPISMLV; from the coding sequence ATGGCTGATGACAAGCTAAGAGCGACTCCTGCGGCTAGAAAGTTAGCGGATGATCTAGGGATCAACCTCTACGACGTTTCTGGCTCAGGTGCAAACGGTCGTGTCCACAAAGAAGACGTGGAAACTTATAAAGACACAAACGTGGTTCGCATTTCGCCACTTGCAAAACGAATTGCCCTCGAACATAACATTGCTTGGCAGGAAATCCAAGGAACGGGTCACCGTGGTAAAATCATGAAGAAGGACGTTTTGGCCTTGCTTCCTGAAAATATCGAAAACGACACCATCAAGTCTCCTGCTCAGATTGAAAAAGTGGAAGAAGTTCCAGACAATATCACTCCTTATGGTGAGATTGAGCGTATTCCAATGACACCAATGCGTAAGGTTATCGCGCAACGTATGGTTGAATCCTACCTAACTGCGCCAACCTTCACACTCAACTATGAAGTTGATATGACTGAAATGCTGGCTCTTCGTAAGAAGGTTCTTGATCCGATTATGGAAGCGACTGGTAAGAAGACTACTGTAACAGACCTTCTTTCACTCGCTGTTGTGAAAACATTGATGAAACACCCATACATCAACGCTTCATTGACAGAAGATGGCAAGACCATTATCACTCATAACTATGTCAACCTTGCGATGGCGGTTGGTATGGATAACGGTCTAATGACACCAGTTGTTTACAATGCTGAGAAGATGAGCTTGTCAGAGTTAGTAGTAGCCTTTAAAGACGTGATTGGTCGTACCTTGGATGGTAAATTGGCTCCAAGCGAACTGCAAAATTCAACCTTCACAATCAGTAACTTGGGAATGTTTGGCGTTCAGTCCTTTGGTCCGATTATTAACCAACCAAACTCAGCAATCCTCGGGGTTAGCTCAACAGTAGAGAAACCTGTAGTTGTCAATGGTGAGATTGTCATTCGCCCTATCATGAGCCTTGGATTAACCATTGACCACCGTGTTGTAGATGGTATGGCTGGTGCTAAGTTTATGAAAGACTTGAAAGCCTTGATTGAGAACCCAATCTCAATGTTGGTTTAA
- a CDS encoding CPBP family intramembrane glutamic endopeptidase, with translation MKRNKAIAVYLLGTFSQIVSVCLLFFFLNHFSVHSNLLTVLGIIVGGISSALWGIIVANHYFHIPFKKIVNDFFNIHTSYKHYLLSFFLIILDFSFLVFSGKIVEFSWYLPFLMFFKFIVFGGIEEIGWRYVFQPILQEKLPYFYSTILTFFSWAIWHLLFFYIDGSLATLQILPFLFGLLTNSFILSALYNKTKNLWICVMTHSIINVLSQLTIDTDRSETYLLKIFIILVSCYMVIHKKDEYSR, from the coding sequence ATGAAAAGAAATAAGGCAATTGCGGTATATTTGCTAGGCACATTTAGCCAGATAGTATCAGTTTGTCTCCTTTTCTTTTTCTTGAATCATTTTTCTGTTCATTCCAATCTATTAACTGTTTTAGGAATCATTGTTGGTGGGATTTCTTCAGCTCTTTGGGGAATAATTGTTGCAAATCACTATTTTCATATTCCTTTTAAGAAGATCGTTAACGATTTTTTTAACATTCATACCAGTTACAAACATTATTTATTATCTTTTTTCCTTATTATCCTTGATTTTTCTTTTCTAGTGTTTAGTGGGAAAATAGTAGAATTTAGCTGGTATCTCCCATTTTTGATGTTCTTCAAATTTATTGTCTTTGGCGGTATAGAAGAGATTGGATGGCGATATGTTTTTCAACCAATCTTACAAGAGAAGCTACCATATTTTTACTCAACAATCCTAACCTTTTTCAGCTGGGCAATTTGGCATCTGTTGTTCTTTTACATAGATGGTTCCCTAGCAACTCTGCAAATTCTACCGTTTTTATTTGGATTGCTGACGAATTCTTTCATACTCTCAGCTCTTTATAACAAAACAAAGAATCTCTGGATTTGCGTTATGACACATTCGATCATTAATGTCTTGTCTCAGCTAACCATAGACACTGATCGATCTGAAACCTACCTGCTTAAAATCTTCATCATCTTGGTATCCTGCTATATGGTAATACATAAAAAAGACGAGTATAGTCGCTAG
- the xerS gene encoding tyrosine recombinase XerS, translating to MKREILLERIDKLKQIMPWYVLEYYQSKLAVPYSFTTLYEYLKEYDRFFSWLLESGISNVDKMSDIPLSVLENMSKKDMESFILYLRERPLLNANTAKQGVSQTTINRTLSALSSLYKYLTEEVENDQGEPYFYRNVMKKVSTKKKKETLAARAENIKQKLFLGDETEGFLTYIDQEYPQQLSNRALSSFNKNKERDLAIIALLLASGVRLSEAVNLDLRDLNLKMMVIDVTRKGGKRDSVNVAAFAKPYIENYLAIRNQRYKTEKTDTALFLTLYRGVPNRIDASSVEKMVAKYSEDFKVRVTPHKLRHTLATRLYDATKSQVLVSHQLGHASTQVTDLYTHIVNDEQKNALDSL from the coding sequence ATGAAACGTGAGATTTTACTGGAACGAATCGACAAACTAAAACAAATCATGCCCTGGTATGTTCTGGAATACTACCAATCCAAGCTTGCTGTGCCCTACAGTTTTACAACCTTGTACGAATATCTCAAGGAATACGATCGATTTTTCAGCTGGCTTTTGGAGTCTGGTATTTCAAATGTTGATAAAATGTCTGACATTCCTTTATCAGTCTTGGAAAATATGTCTAAGAAAGATATGGAATCCTTTATCCTGTATCTACGTGAACGACCTTTGCTGAATGCTAATACAGCCAAGCAAGGTGTCTCTCAGACGACCATCAATCGGACCTTGTCAGCACTTTCCAGTCTTTATAAGTATCTGACCGAGGAGGTTGAAAACGACCAGGGAGAACCCTATTTCTATCGTAATGTAATGAAGAAAGTTTCAACCAAGAAAAAGAAAGAAACTCTTGCTGCCAGAGCTGAAAACATCAAGCAAAAGCTCTTTCTAGGTGATGAAACAGAAGGTTTTCTAACCTATATCGACCAGGAGTATCCACAACAGCTCTCAAATCGTGCCCTCTCGTCATTCAATAAAAATAAAGAACGTGATTTAGCCATTATTGCCCTTCTCTTGGCGTCTGGTGTCCGCCTATCTGAAGCTGTTAATCTGGATCTAAGAGACCTTAATCTCAAAATGATGGTCATTGATGTCACACGTAAGGGGGGGAAACGTGACTCGGTTAATGTCGCTGCCTTTGCCAAGCCTTATATAGAGAATTATCTCGCCATTCGAAATCAACGCTATAAGACAGAAAAGACGGATACAGCTCTCTTTTTGACACTCTATCGGGGTGTTCCCAATCGTATTGATGCTTCTAGCGTTGAAAAGATGGTTGCTAAGTACTCTGAGGACTTCAAAGTGCGTGTAACTCCCCACAAACTGCGTCATACCCTGGCTACTAGGCTCTATGATGCGACTAAATCGCAAGTTTTGGTCAGCCACCAACTAGGACACGCCAGTACACAAGTCACTGACCTCTATACCCATATCGTCAATGATGAACAAAAGAATGCCTTAGATAGTTTGTAG
- a CDS encoding lipoate--protein ligase encodes MKYIINHSNDTAFNIALEEYAFKHLLDEDQIFLLWINKPSIIVGRHQNTIEEINRDYVRENGIEVVRRISGGGAVYHDLNNLNYTIISKEDENKAFDFKSFSTPVINTLAQLGVKAEFTGRNDLEIDGKKFCGNAQAYINGRIMHHGCLLFDVDLSVLANALKVSKDKFESKGVKSVRARVTNIVNELPEKITVEEFRDLLLEYMKKEYPEMTEYVFSEEEMAEINRIKDTKFGTWDWNYGKSPEFNVRRGTKFTSGKVEVFANVIESKIQDIKIYGDFFGIEDVAAVEDVLRGVKYEREDVLNALETIDITRYFAGISREEIAEAVVG; translated from the coding sequence ATGAAATACATTATCAATCATTCAAACGACACTGCTTTTAATATCGCCTTGGAAGAATACGCCTTTAAACACCTTTTGGATGAGGATCAAATCTTCCTACTTTGGATTAACAAACCATCTATCATTGTCGGGCGTCACCAGAACACTATCGAAGAAATCAACCGTGATTATGTTCGCGAAAATGGTATTGAGGTAGTCCGTCGTATCAGTGGTGGTGGAGCTGTTTATCACGATTTAAACAACCTCAACTACACCATCATTTCAAAAGAAGATGAAAACAAGGCCTTTGACTTCAAGAGCTTCTCAACCCCAGTTATCAATACCTTGGCTCAACTAGGCGTTAAAGCTGAGTTCACAGGCCGTAATGACCTAGAGATTGATGGCAAGAAATTCTGTGGCAATGCCCAAGCTTATATCAATGGACGTATTATGCACCATGGTTGCTTGCTCTTTGACGTTGATTTGTCAGTCCTTGCTAACGCCCTCAAGGTTTCAAAAGATAAATTTGAATCAAAAGGTGTAAAATCTGTCCGTGCTCGTGTCACAAATATTGTCAATGAATTACCAGAAAAAATCACAGTTGAAGAATTCCGTGATTTGCTATTGGAATACATGAAAAAAGAGTACCCAGAGATGACTGAATACGTCTTTTCAGAAGAAGAAATGGCGGAAATCAATCGCATCAAGGATACAAAGTTTGGTACTTGGGATTGGAACTACGGTAAATCACCTGAATTTAACGTCCGTCGTGGAACAAAATTCACTAGTGGTAAGGTTGAAGTTTTTGCCAACGTCATTGAATCAAAAATCCAAGATATCAAGATTTATGGAGACTTCTTTGGTATCGAAGACGTTGCAGCTGTAGAAGATGTCCTCCGTGGAGTGAAATACGAACGTGAAGATGTCCTCAATGCATTAGAAACTATTGACATCACACGCTACTTTGCTGGTATAAGCCGTGAAGAAATCGCTGAAGCAGTAGTGGGATAA
- a CDS encoding ImmA/IrrE family metallo-endopeptidase, translated as MEQGIFSPSKLTKARIARGLTKKELAERTGISRQMISNYELGKTHPGASKLMTIVAELDFPYAYFTSEPKRFYEGATFFRSQSAATKRARDMQAVRLEFQKEIYDLLSQYVNFPELTLPDILTKTIYDITNNDIEEKAKELRELWGLGKDIPISNLTEIAEVNGIIVVESNMSDDKLDAVSEWIEDRPYIMLTDNGESAVRRRFNIAHELGHILLHGDIESIHDYTSQELKNIIENQANYFASCLLLPENGFLKSLLSTNLDFYIELKKYWKVSIQSMIMRTYQLELINDDQKLYLFRKIGFNKWKKREPLDDELTPEKPSLYRKVFDLIISNDILQKNELISNLSLPKDELEKSLDISINDNYQLAQKGPVLRIVK; from the coding sequence ATGGAACAAGGAATATTTAGTCCCTCTAAATTAACTAAGGCTAGAATAGCCAGAGGATTAACTAAAAAAGAATTGGCTGAACGAACAGGAATATCTAGACAAATGATTTCTAATTATGAATTAGGGAAAACACATCCAGGAGCAAGTAAGTTAATGACAATTGTTGCTGAACTAGATTTTCCATACGCCTATTTTACTTCTGAACCTAAAAGGTTTTACGAAGGGGCCACTTTTTTTCGTAGTCAATCTGCGGCTACTAAAAGAGCAAGGGATATGCAAGCTGTCAGGTTAGAATTTCAAAAGGAAATTTATGATTTGCTGTCTCAGTATGTTAATTTTCCTGAATTAACTCTACCTGACATTTTAACGAAAACTATTTACGATATTACTAATAACGATATTGAGGAAAAAGCTAAAGAATTAAGAGAACTATGGGGATTAGGTAAAGATATACCAATTTCTAATCTCACTGAGATTGCAGAAGTTAATGGTATTATTGTTGTTGAGTCCAATATGTCTGATGACAAATTGGATGCAGTGTCAGAATGGATTGAAGACAGACCGTATATCATGCTGACAGATAATGGAGAATCTGCTGTACGTCGTCGTTTTAATATTGCACACGAATTAGGTCATATTTTACTTCATGGAGATATTGAAAGTATTCACGACTATACCTCTCAGGAATTAAAGAATATTATTGAGAATCAGGCAAACTATTTTGCTTCTTGTTTATTGTTACCTGAGAATGGTTTTTTAAAATCTTTGTTATCTACTAATTTAGACTTTTATATTGAGTTAAAAAAATATTGGAAAGTTTCTATTCAATCAATGATTATGAGAACTTATCAGTTAGAGTTAATCAATGATGATCAAAAATTATATTTGTTTAGGAAAATTGGCTTTAATAAATGGAAGAAGCGTGAGCCTTTGGATGATGAATTGACTCCTGAGAAACCTAGTCTTTACCGTAAAGTATTTGACTTAATTATCAGTAATGATATTTTACAAAAAAATGAACTAATTTCTAACTTATCTCTGCCCAAAGATGAGTTAGAAAAATCATTAGATATTTCAATTAATGATAATTATCAATTGGCACAAAAAGGTCCTGTATTAAGAATAGTTAAATGA